TTGAAGAAACAGTTAGGAAAAATGGAGTACATTGAGGTAAACTAACTTATATAAAAGTGACAACCCCTGGTGGTAAAGTGTTAAGGTCAAAAAAAGAACTGGAAgagtacattaaaattaaaatacatcaaaaacttaaatttaaaacttgatgattttaattttacctcaAGTAAAAAAGGTAAGCATTAAGAAAACTATTATGGGTGAGAAATCAACCAAGTCAAACACGAGTATGAAGTTAAATGTTTCTGACTCTGTTTCTGAATGACCTCTATAACTTTTTATCAGAAACAGCCTCAACCATTAGTTCAAATTCTTCTGATTCCGCTGTGGAAACTTCTGTACAGATTTCAAGTATTGAAACATAGACTAAAATTAAAGCTGTAAACAATTCAGtcgtattttcaaatgttaaccTTCCAAGTGCTACTAttgcactgtgcgatatgttcatttttgttaaattgccgtaaaacgatttatttaattattctgtaattttcatAGTACAACGTAGGAGAGATTTCTCTACGCACTGGCTCTATTTTGTAAGCCTTTGGGTAGAAAGAAAGTCAGCTGATTTTGTGAGCTGTTGCCATGCTCACCGCGCGGTACTTTGTTGTAGTTTTCGTCTAGGTTAGTTATCGTTCGGCGGCCGCGATGTATTGTTttgatttgtgttattattcACTGTGCGATAGATTCTTGCttcttgtgtgtgtgtattttctattttattatgagttGCTACAGTGCCTTAGAGCACTTCAGGAGGCCTGTAGTGGGAGGCAGAAGAAAGAGGGTAGCGCAGCAATCAGAATCTGACTCTGACTAAGTTTCTTTagtcaaatataaatatgtatataaacaaaaggaccataacaagattttttttttactatttatagttattataacagACATTTAGCTTTTGTGAGGTTATATGTACATCCAAACCAATATTGTTTGAGAAGTGTTTACTTTGAATGTGTCCATTGTGCAAATTTTGGTGTGCAgaacattgttttagtttttatgttttctatgtgtagtttttgttcaaaaggctttgaagtgacatttttattgttcacaatgaaatttgaaacaatttgtatattttgaaataattataacaatgtcTTAAAACGCATTTACAACCTCaccatctaaaaaaaaacaaaaagaaaaaaaattatatactattcATCAAGACttttttttagagaaaagtggtaattgttttgaattatctttatttcCTACAACATGTTATTCTGAAAAGAATGATATACAACACATGAtctttgaatgtatatttgtatctaaaaagtgGCTTTTAAGAAACCGtgtattttgcttcaaaacagcccagcattttaaagtgatttaattagcACTTAGAGGGTTAAATGAAAGGTTTCTCGATAAATAAGTAAGCATCAAAATCAATGCACTCATTGTCcatgcaataaaatatacaaatgactTCCATTTTATGCTAGAACCACTTAATATCAAGGAAAAGCGTTACACCATTCTACcaatatcaatcaatcaatcaatcaattcattttttgccaaaaacataacatgcataggcattcgtcaagaaaattataatatcctaacttaaagtatagactactgacagatcaaacacaacaagaccaaatcaatataacaggagtgatctacaatttattatcctcaacgtattcccggacactgtagtattctctcgaaataagaaattttttcagacgattttgaaattccctatcgtccacaacaattttcaagcaggatggcaaagagttaaaaaggcggatgcaggagtaaagactttgtttttcaaaaaaagatgttttatggcagggtaggattaggttgtttctttttcttaaggagtaattatgggctggattaacgttgactgaaaaaaggtggggatactttttgtaaaaagaaagacactgaaggatataaatggatgggaacgtaaggatattattactgcgaaagaaacctctacaagactgggaacgactcaacttgaaaataatccgtatagctcttttctggagacgaaaaacatattgagttttcttactctcgtatccccatatagagactccatagcaaaggtaaggataaaaacagccatagtaagtaagcaaaagaatttcctcactagcaaaacaggatagtctacacatcaaaaatatgcagctgcttagttttttcgtgactttatcaatgtgactaaaaaagtttagctgatcatccaaaacaattccaagataattaacattcaaagaaggacacatttctgactctccaatcataatgttttgagattcaatcaacgttttagcagactttctaattccaaaatcaagaaaattggttttagatgtatttacaaacagagagttttcacccaaccactgcagcaaattactggcctgaacaaaggtttggatttcaagctcggctcgattgcaaccagagatgaccaaagaggtatcatcagcaaacaaaaacaacttggaacctttcacgcttcgatggatgtcatttatgaatagtaaaaataataaaggaccaagtacggagccttggggaactccagtgcgtacttctcgctcctcagaaaattgttttcttaagcaccctgtatcatcaataaaaggaatttcaacaatctgtctacggttcaggagataagaagcaatccaatcaaaagctttccctctaatacccaagttttcaagttttctgagcaacaacccgtgatccacaacgtcgaaagccttcgtaagatccaaaaataggccaaacacgtgattcctgttatccaatgagtttgatacctcagttagaagactaaaaattgcattgactgtagacaacccctcacgaaagccatattgatggtcatgtaaaattccattgacagacaggtaattggaaagtctggtcagcacaagcctttcaagaacttttgaaaatgtagaaaggatcgaaatggggcggtaattgctaagttcatttggacttccttttttcttaaatataggttttacaattaattatataggtTAATAAATGACTCTGTTAATCTAACACAATCTGATAGTGGCTCACACTGGAGTACAGTAGTATATATTGGgtctgaacaatttttttttttcattttgactCTTCTGGTACATACAACCGAAGTTCTGCTCTCACGGTTGCAAACAAGCTAAATACTTACTTAATCAAGACAAtaccaataaatttttaaaacgcgGTTAGCCTTAGCAGTCAAACAATCGTGATTGTGGAGTATTTATGTGTGGAGTATTTATGTGCTGAATAGTGGAATCCATCATTCACGATATAATGACTTCGGACACAATAAATACAGAGTTTAttcgaaaaactattttaacccAGTCTGACATCATACGAAAATGCTTTCTTCTTTCCTATGTGATTTACAACTTGTGTACAGGTAAAATCAGTAACAATGCAGTTGTTTTCATTAATGATTATAAAACATggtaagttttaaaaagaaaacaaatttaaatctgcAAGTGCAACTCAAAAATCAAGAGTTGTAAACAGTAAAACcctaaactcaaaataaatttctcacagcatatttttcataacagtaaaaaaacaaacaactctaAAACACCCAAAAAGTCTCAAAACCCAGTAAAATAGAAAGATTAAAAACCAACGCTACAGTTTGCTCTGACAGCCAAGGTAAAAATCTTGCTCCAAAAATTACacaggtttacaaaaaaatattttttttctgtaacattgaTCAAAATAGGTGTTTCTTATGTATTTTGCCTTGCTAAACACTGAGACGTGGTAGGCTATTTATGCTTTCAGTTTtggattttgtaacttaaaaataaacaaaaaaaccttatttaatgaatgttacattttgtgtgtAAACCTGTGTTACAGAACTGAGTGAAGGAAGAGTAAATGCTTTTGGCTATGTCAGACCAAACACAACTCTTCTATAAGTCATTGACTCAGCTAAAATGAATAACGAAAGTAGGCCTTTAGTACTCTCTAGTAGTACTCTCGGTAGTCTTGGCGGAACAAATGACAGTCCTAAAGAAAACTTCAAAGAAATTTATGAGAGTTTAGAAAGTAAAATGAAAGTGCTTACTGTAACCAGGCCTGTTTTCTTATGTACTGTACCTAATAGATATGACAAAATTCTTAATGGGCCAGAAaacgatcaaataaaaaaaataaataactacatcaTGGAGATAGCTGCTAGGATTTGTGGTCTACATTATTAATCTTAATCATTTGGGACGACTACACTACACTGTCCATGGTCTGCACTTAACATGCAAGGCACAACAAAACTGGCTCGCATTATTTTAAAAGCCCTTACTTGATGTATCAgtcaagaattacattttaagtatgaGAGAGTTCAACCTccagtaaaaataatagaaaagaacATGTCtggaataattaataaacataaagacTGTGATAAACTGTGTTTGCACACTGTATATCTGGCGAATTTGGAGCTGAGCGACAGATGACTGCTGGTGTCACagtgattttttaaacaacaatttgaaAGACCACTTGCTTCAAACTGCATAACCACCTTGCTTATCAACAAGTCTCTGATAGAGCGGGAATTTATTcattgataacaaataataaatacaccaATAAATCAACTTTAACTGATTATGATAAAGCTTTTGAAGATTTCTCAATTGATTTTAAGAGAAGAGGTTTTACAAAGCTCATATGTTCAGCCAAGGGGTACGTTCGTGATCAAATATCCACAGAGCACTTTGTaaccaaaataatgaaatttcttaCTGGAGCCCTTGTGGACATCATATTGTACAACCAATGGTCCTCCAGAGTATTATGGAACAGCTTTTAACACATGATGAATTCATCactgatttaaaatacaatattttgtcagaGGATCCGCTAGCTACACCATCGCCCTTTGTTATTGAACACATGCAACCTGAGACCTCTTCACTTCAACCACTGTCATCGTCCGGATCAATCATAACTGCAAACCCAGGAGCACAGGAGACAACGAGATGGCCATACATCACGATCGTCTTGATTTCCAAGCCAAAAAATCTTGATTTCTAGAAAACAGTGTCCAGTGAAAGTGATGTGAATCATGTGCAATATGGTGTCAGTgatctttgtttatatttttcatatttaaattgaacttttatgACAATGAAAACTGTTCCACATGTAGATATAATAGTTTGAATGTTATTGACCTGGCTCATAATAATGCACTTTTAAGTTCAAATAACAATAATCGTATTAAAATATCAGGAATGAAAAactaccaaaatttaaaatatattgaaaccaATCTTAaactaaattccaaaaataaaaaaaaatgtaaacaacattcaactttaactatttaaaaaattacatcaaaatgttCAACACCTATCATCACGTATTaacgtattaaaaattaatttagaagaaaTCCAGCCAGATGTAGTAGCAATTTCTGAACATAAAATGACTGGAGTAGAAATCCTGCatctaaatattccaaaatataaaatatgtccaTTTTTTACAAAGTCCATCTCACTTGGCAGTGGTGTATTACTCTTAGttagaaataacattaaaagtaaaaaaattgttaattctGGAAGTTTAAGATCTTACAGCcgaaaaataatttgaatgttgcTTATCAGAgattattgtaaatacattttcatttattttagcaTGTATTTATAGATCTCCATAGCAAGGTCTACTTGAATCTTTTctgaatatacagggtgaatctaaaagaataccacaactttaaaaatttataactctgCAGAGAATAAAAGGAGAGCTAAGCACTATCTGTCGTCGAATTAAGGAAGCTCTAAAGTTTGATTTAGTTGCTCATTCGTTCACCTGAGGCGCTGTTGACAAGGCGTCAGCGTCAGTTGATGCTAAGATGGTGACTGCTAAACAGAAAGCTTTTTGTGTTATTGAGTACGGCAGAAATGAATCGATGACAGTTGTTCAGCGTGCATTTCAAACGAAGTATGGTGTTCAACCTCCTGATAGGTGGTGTATCAAACGTTGGTATAAACTGTTTATAGAGAATGGGTGTTTGTGCAAAGGGAAAATTTCTGGACGGCCGTGCACGAGTGATGACAATATAGCACGCATATAGCAAGCATTTGTTCGCAGCCCAGGTAAATTGACTTGAAGAGCTACAACTTCCACAAACATTGTATGGAGAGTCCTATGAAAAAGGTTAGTAATGAAACCTTATCGTTTGAAATTGGTTCAAGCCCTTTCTGCAGCTGATAAGATAAAAAGAATCGATTTCTGTGAGTTTATCCTTGCTCAAACGGATGAATCTTTCGTTTCAAAGATTGAGTTTAGTGATGAACACACATACGGGAAAGTCAGCTGGCACAATGTCCATATATGGGGTACTGTTAATCTGTGGGAAACAATTGAGCATGAACGTGACTCGCATAAGGCAAACGTTTCCTGTGCAATTTCAGCCAATACAGTTTTTGGTTCCTTTTTCTTCGAAGGTGCTACTGTAACTGGACTACAGTATGTGAAGATGTTGGAGAATTGGCTGTTCCCTCAGTTCGAACAAGAAGCACAACAATTCATATTTCAGCAGGATGGAGTGCCACCACATTGGCGCTTATCTGTCCGTGGCTACCTGAACGTCAACTACCTGAGGCGATGGATCGGCCACCAGGTAGTTCATCAATGGCCTCCAAGAAGCCCTGAACTTACCCCCTGCGATTTTTTCTTATGAGGGTATGTTAAGGATATAGTATTTCGGCCACCTCTCCCAGCCACCACTGATGActtgaaacaagaaataacacaGCTATCCAAACTGTTACGCCTGATATGCTACTGAGAGTGTGGAATGAGTGGGTATCAGATTGATATTGTTCGAGTGTCTGGAAGGGGTTATATAGAACATCTCTGAACTTGTTTTAATACTCTTTGTAATGATGTATAACAGAaggttatattatttttcttccattaaatacaaatttgtaaagttgtggtattctttatgaatcaccctgtacttaatttgttatgtaatacattaaatgataaattcaagaatattatcatagtagattttaatattaatgttttgaacAAAGACAAAACATATAGGAATTTTGTTAGTATTGTAAATTCttttaacttagtttataaagtaaactaGTTTTCTTACTAGAGTTACCTCCGAGTCAGAAACCAGCATAGATAACTTCTTCACTAATATCACAAGTAAGAAATTACAGACATCTGGCATTATAACAGGTATATCATCAGACCATGATGGGCAACTGATTGAAATTCTTAGTGTAAAAATACTCttcattatgtaaataaaaggtaTAGTAGAAAGTTTTCGAAAactaacacaaatttatttttaaggctcttttatttatttatttatttatttattattatttcaacggcatccaccaatatacaataatttcacaacattttcatgcaacttaaatataacatcaacaaaataaataacaactaattaaattacagaaagtagtgattatgcagtggaataataaataagtattaagatttgtgaaataatgttataatagtaaaaaatcacaaacatcatctccaactgatattaaggggaaaaaactctatcactcattactgttgcagtctctttttaaggtgtgcgatgctgtcataaaacatatcaccatcggaaggaatgctgtttccacgcctatgaagtcgagcaataggaccgtgatagctgtaattgtttgagtggtggcaggttgaaaacatattcctggatctggttccagcaggcaccaagagggatatcctactcagaagctctggtgaatcgatcgccccgttgataagcttgtgcaggaaaataatatcaaacattctccttctgcactccagcgtaggcagaagaaattcctgctcaagtgcggggacagagacctcccgataggctgcacctctccggactccttgaagtctgcaaaatttgttttgaatactctGTAGTTTGTGAATATGAGATGCGTAATGAGGGGACCAAACAAGAGTACAATATTCCAGATTAGGCCGAACTAAAGCCTTGTACAAGAGCAGTAGTGTCTCGTCACCGAACGTCCCTCTAGACATTCGAAAAATGAATCCTAGCATTTTGTTTGCCTTCAAAGATACCGCATCAATGTGTGCATCGGGTGACAAATTTGTAGTCAAACTTACTCCAAGGTCGTTTATCGAGGTCACTCGCTTGATGTCGCCGGATACAGTGTAATTGAAAGCAACAGGATTCTTCAGACGACAGAAGGTGATTGTAAGACATTTGGTTGAGTTAATGACCATCTTATTATCATCGCACCACTCAGCAATTAGGTTCAGATCACGTTGAAGATTGAGACAGTCATCACGAGAGTAGatttctttgaatatcttgaggTCATCTGCGAAGAGGAGATATTCCGATGATAGGTGGCTGATGATGTCGTTGACAAACAAGTTGAAAAGAATAGGGCCAAGCTTGGACCCCTGTGGGACACCTGAGGTGGGAGGAAATTCTTCAGACAAATGGTTTCCAAGTTTGACCCTCAGCGAGCGTCCACTTAAATAGCTCTTGAACCATTCTAGAGAGAGTCCGCAGAAACCATATCCTTCGAGCTTGGAAATCAGAAGTGAGTGACTAATCTTGTCAAATGCCTTGGAAAGGTCTAAATAAATGCTGTCCACTTGATGTCTTAGCAAGTGAAAATTGATTATTAGTTTACTAGGCTAGCATAGAAACtaagtaaatgtattttactcaatatttgttcATGTCTTGAAATTAGCTTTCCTAAATTATTATctgttgaaaaagagaaaaacctAAATAGTTGGATTTCAGGTGATGTAAAGATTAAAGAGGAAAAGAATGCACAATTGGAAAAAACATATAGGGTTTgaaaaactaatgatttaaaacaattaattaatcagatgaaaattgaaaataaaatttaaataaacagtgataaaaaaagggatttgatagtaaaattaagaaaactacaAACAAGTCAAAATCACCAGTAACATACAATTAGTCCAGGATGACATATCGATATCAGactcattttttttttgtaatatgtttaatgagttttttttataaatgttattgaaagatttgtgcttccaaatattcataaaaatgttgttaatcaATCGGATCTTGAAAAACTGCCTCAAGcctcaaattaatttaaatttatagaagttgatgaaagaatttttaaaacaattataatggcTTTCAAGAACAAATTCTAAACAGGAATTGATGATATACCAATCACCCTCATTAATTAGTCATTCCCGCTAATCTCCGAACCATTATCCCACATAGTCAATTACTGCTTCATCATTAATATCTGGCCTTTTCCCATCCaaattaaaaaatcctaaagTCGCTCTACTCTATAAAAGGGGCATTTAAATAGTCCAACAAGTTACAGACctatatcattattatttgtattctctaaaaatgtagtatataatcAACTTTTGGATTACCTGGAGGGTAATCCCATATTGGATGATGAGCAACATGGTTTCTGACCACAGAAATCTACGATAACTGCAGGTGTTAATTTCATTGAATCAATAATAGATTTGGTTGATAGGAATAAAAGTCATTGGAATTAGCTTGACTATTCCAAAGCATTCAACAGTGTGTCACATGATGAATTACCTAAtgtactttacaatttaaatattaagagtaaGGAACATGAAtagttcaaattatatttaaaaaacagacaatgatgtattcaaattcaaaatagttttagaaaatataaatacactcaaaatttgtattctaatcttcaaactataaaacatggagtctcacagggatctatacttggtcCTCTTCTatttctttactatttaaaagGGTTTGCCGGGTGTGATACAGGTGGATGGCTCAATGTTCCTCTACACTGATGAAACCAACGTCACATCACAAGTAAAAGTCAAGAGGAAATTGAGCTTAAATCATTTCTAAGTTTTTCAATTGTAAAAGAATTTTCATACACTAAAAATCTCCTATTATCAAtcgaattttatttcattctgtacaaaacaaactagatcaaaattaaaaccaaatgtttatctagaaaattcaaaactgaatcaagtagaaaacaaaatttcttggACTAATATTGGACCAACAAACACTTAAGTTGGGATAAACATGATGGACCATCTAGTAAATAAAATGTCCTCTAGTCTTTATGATCTGTGACAAATGTCGAGGATATGTAACATTGAAacctt
The Homalodisca vitripennis isolate AUS2020 chromosome 1, UT_GWSS_2.1, whole genome shotgun sequence DNA segment above includes these coding regions:
- the LOC124367946 gene encoding uncharacterized protein LOC124367946, coding for MKKMIARFVWVGTHLECSLPPNQHAYTPGRSCNSACINWYAGLRRMTPKGAEEQLDLLGFTRYIVRTYMRTCTSHRSSAGRPSQTVSSRVLPEIRFSGKDHHLETVQKQIRCGTVFQSNKETVQDLSSVPQGSKLGPILFNLFVNDIISHLSSEYLLFADDLKIFKEIYSRDDCLNLQRDLNLIAEWCDDNKMVINSTKCLTITFCRLKNPVAFNYTVSGDIKRVTSINDLGKSRFFGLEIKTIVMYGHLVVSCAPGFAVMIDPDDDSG